In the Methylomonas rhizoryzae genome, one interval contains:
- a CDS encoding BatD family protein, translated as MKKWRFFWLAGAFVLIGNGVFAAEIRVNVDRNPVSLNESFRIVFKAVAQVDGSPDFSPLERDFDILNQQRSSNMSWINGKSSREEQWILDVMAKRAGDLTIPPIAFGADLSQTVSVSVTDSPQAQAADNAGEDLFLQVQATPQAPYVQSQVLVSVKFFRRVQVAQASLTEPDLNDALVEKLGDDSTYSTPINGVDYTVTERQYAIFPQQSGKLTIPALVLNAEVLGGRQPRFNGFFNRAPTETRRVSSDAIVLDVQPVPQTYQGSAWLTADSLTLSQVWSDQSLSVNVGEPLTRTITLSAHGTTVGQLPELVESNGIDGIKTYPDQPLLKEDKLSGGLTAVRQEKIAYIPGKPGSYTLPPLQLVWFNTRTQKAETASLPAVTIQAVAADGGQTRPAEVLAQDASTRPDSPIAAANTAAIPNDAGYWPWLSGFLGLGWLLTLVRIVVKSRQAKAVVESARPVAPLFDFSKPLRDACRRHDPQAAKNVLLAWGAQQYGVDNLAALAGCCAQPLQLEIKQLNRCLYAGDSGDWDAHALERAFAQHGKQPDRAPPPQTLEPLYRL; from the coding sequence ATGAAAAAATGGCGTTTTTTCTGGTTGGCAGGCGCGTTTGTCTTGATCGGTAATGGGGTGTTTGCGGCGGAAATCCGCGTGAATGTGGATCGCAATCCGGTCAGTCTGAACGAATCGTTTCGCATCGTGTTCAAGGCTGTGGCGCAGGTGGACGGTAGTCCGGACTTCTCCCCGTTGGAGCGGGATTTCGATATATTGAATCAGCAACGCAGCAGCAATATGTCGTGGATCAACGGCAAGAGTAGCCGGGAAGAGCAATGGATACTCGACGTGATGGCCAAGCGGGCCGGAGACTTGACGATACCGCCGATAGCCTTTGGGGCCGATCTGAGCCAAACCGTAAGCGTAAGCGTGACGGATTCCCCGCAAGCGCAGGCTGCCGACAATGCCGGCGAGGATCTGTTTTTACAAGTTCAAGCCACTCCGCAGGCACCTTACGTTCAATCGCAAGTGCTGGTTAGCGTAAAATTTTTTCGCAGGGTACAAGTTGCGCAGGCCAGTTTAACCGAGCCGGATTTGAACGACGCCTTGGTGGAAAAGCTCGGAGACGACAGTACTTATTCGACGCCGATAAACGGCGTGGACTACACGGTCACCGAGCGGCAATATGCGATTTTTCCGCAACAGTCCGGTAAATTAACCATACCGGCTTTAGTCTTGAACGCGGAAGTATTGGGCGGCAGGCAACCGCGTTTTAACGGCTTTTTTAATAGAGCGCCAACCGAAACCCGGAGAGTGAGCTCCGATGCTATCGTCCTGGACGTACAACCCGTGCCGCAAACCTACCAAGGTTCGGCCTGGCTGACGGCGGACAGTTTAACCCTCAGCCAAGTCTGGTCGGACCAAAGTCTGAGCGTTAACGTCGGCGAGCCTTTAACCCGTACCATCACCTTGAGTGCGCACGGGACGACGGTCGGGCAGTTACCGGAATTGGTGGAATCCAACGGTATTGACGGGATCAAAACCTATCCGGATCAACCCTTGTTGAAAGAAGATAAACTCAGCGGCGGTTTGACGGCTGTGCGGCAGGAAAAAATCGCATACATTCCCGGCAAGCCCGGCAGTTACACGTTGCCGCCGCTACAACTGGTTTGGTTCAATACCCGTACGCAAAAAGCCGAGACCGCCAGCTTGCCGGCTGTGACGATACAGGCGGTTGCCGCGGACGGCGGTCAAACCCGGCCGGCCGAAGTCTTGGCCCAAGACGCTTCGACCCGGCCCGATAGTCCGATTGCCGCTGCGAATACAGCCGCAATTCCTAATGATGCCGGTTACTGGCCTTGGTTGTCCGGGTTTTTAGGCTTGGGCTGGCTGCTTACCCTGGTCCGGATAGTGGTTAAATCGCGGCAGGCAAAAGCCGTGGTCGAAAGCGCGCGGCCGGTGGCGCCGCTGTTCGATTTTTCCAAACCGTTGCGCGATGCCTGCCGCCGACACGATCCCCAAGCGGCGAAAAATGTGTTGCTAGCGTGGGGGGCGCAACAGTACGGGGTGGATAATTTGGCGGCGCTGGCCGGCTGTTGCGCGCAACCGCTCCAACTCGAAATCAAGCAGCTAAACCGGTGTTTGTACGCCGGCGATTCCGGCGATTGGGACGCGCACGCCTTGGAGCGGGCCTTTGCCCAGCACGGCAAACAGCCGGATCGCGCGCCGCCGCCGCAAACCTTGGAGCCTTTATACCGGTTGTGA
- the fae gene encoding formaldehyde-activating enzyme, translated as MSDSYWFRTGEATVFSSEGQGTDAMPEILIGDVKGPAGHAFANLMGQTAGHTRMFAIRACNQQVRPATIMVPKVTIKSSDYVNLLGGPVQSAVADAVIDSVAEGVIPRLQANELCIIAMLWIDPSCAGNPDLDRKDLYRTNYEAMKLAIQRAMSNSPSIDELIANRHKIFHEMYDPETGESQW; from the coding sequence ATGTCAGATTCGTATTGGTTCAGAACAGGGGAAGCAACGGTATTTTCCAGCGAAGGGCAAGGTACCGACGCGATGCCGGAAATTTTAATCGGCGACGTAAAAGGCCCGGCCGGGCATGCCTTCGCCAACTTGATGGGACAAACCGCCGGACATACCCGCATGTTTGCGATTCGCGCCTGCAATCAACAGGTGCGTCCCGCAACCATTATGGTGCCTAAAGTGACCATCAAATCGTCGGACTACGTCAACCTACTCGGCGGCCCGGTCCAGTCGGCCGTGGCCGATGCGGTGATCGACAGCGTGGCCGAGGGCGTCATCCCTCGGCTGCAAGCCAACGAACTCTGCATCATCGCGATGCTCTGGATAGACCCTTCCTGCGCCGGCAATCCCGACTTGGACCGCAAAGACTTATACCGCACCAATTACGAAGCGATGAAACTGGCGATTCAACGCGCCATGAGCAATTCGCCCAGCATAGACGAGCTCATCGCCAACCGGCACAAAATTTTCCACGAAATGTACGACCCGGAGACCGGCGAATCCCAGTGGTAA
- a CDS encoding fumarylacetoacetate hydrolase family protein — MKLATYSYGARIWVGAVVGDSVVAATGAVDGAGSMPELLQAGRPALTALQALIDSGENRHPLAEVQLLAPVLRPGKFLGVGLNYPDHVGETGLEKPEYPTFFTKQSTCVIGTGAAIHCPAVSDKVDYEGELGIVIGRRCRNVSAGDAPSVIAGFTICNDVTVRDWQHRSPTWTLGKSFDTHGPMGPWIVTCDQIADPHQLNLKTWVDGELRQNANTGEMIFNGYELIAYLSQAMTLEPGDVITTGTPAGVGVKMKPRGYLKPGQTVRVEIEGIGALVNPVVAEPQDFFVA, encoded by the coding sequence ATGAAATTGGCGACATATTCCTACGGCGCTAGAATTTGGGTCGGTGCCGTGGTCGGCGACAGCGTGGTTGCGGCGACTGGGGCGGTCGACGGCGCAGGATCCATGCCGGAGTTGTTACAAGCCGGCCGGCCGGCGTTGACGGCATTGCAGGCCCTGATCGATTCCGGGGAGAATAGGCACCCGTTAGCCGAGGTGCAATTGTTGGCGCCGGTGTTGCGTCCGGGCAAGTTTTTGGGAGTAGGGTTGAATTACCCGGATCACGTGGGCGAAACCGGGCTGGAAAAGCCGGAATACCCGACCTTTTTTACCAAACAAAGTACTTGCGTGATCGGTACCGGGGCAGCGATTCATTGCCCGGCGGTTTCCGATAAGGTCGATTACGAGGGTGAATTAGGCATCGTCATCGGCAGGCGTTGCCGCAACGTTTCGGCCGGCGACGCGCCTAGCGTTATCGCCGGTTTTACGATCTGCAACGACGTAACCGTCCGCGATTGGCAACACCGTTCGCCGACTTGGACGCTGGGTAAGTCGTTCGATACTCATGGACCGATGGGGCCCTGGATAGTCACCTGCGACCAGATTGCCGATCCGCATCAATTAAACTTGAAAACCTGGGTGGACGGCGAGTTGCGGCAAAACGCCAATACCGGCGAGATGATTTTCAACGGTTACGAATTGATCGCCTATCTGAGCCAGGCGATGACACTGGAACCGGGCGACGTGATAACGACCGGGACGCCGGCCGGAGTCGGGGTAAAAATGAAACCGCGCGGTTATTTAAAGCCGGGGCAAACCGTGCGGGTGGAAATCGAAGGCATAGGTGCGTTGGTCAATCCGGTGGTCGCCGAACCGCAAGATTTTTTCGTGGCCTGA
- a CDS encoding potassium transporter Kup encodes MPASFPDSAKLPLTGLAYSAIGVVFADIGTSPLYALKEVFADSNLPADPQHILGVLSLIFWALVLVVTSKYTIFIMRANNKGEGGIMALMALASQACKTNPERKKLVVTLGLLGASLFYGDSIITPAISVLGAMEGISVISPKRENLIVPLSLLLIAGLFILQLKANRQISRYFPPVMLVWFSTLAFLGVANIVHHPEVLAALNPSYAVRLILETGWTSFVIMSAIVLVITGAETLYADMGQFGLKPIRLAWFGLVFPALLLNYFGQGALLLDNPGAASHPFYLLAPAWARYPLLGLAACAALITSQAVISGAFYVTRQAVQLGYCPRMEIFHPSRNNAGQIYIPSVNWLLMASVVIVILSFKTSSALASAYGIAVTGTMIVDTVLAYTVFQILWQWGKFSSIGFMSIFLLIDMIFLLSNSLKIPTGGWLSLVVAAALYACMTTWIMGKEMLAKYLEERRVLFEELQQQLSEHPLAKVPGTAIYMARSLHGVPQVLLHNLEHNHVMHAKMVVLTIVTKEEPYVDEAHRVKIREFGDSGHFYRVKLYFGFQEEQDVRRALQLCCNEGLEIDSKTVSFFVGSERLSFRRNNPMPGWRRSLFKFLTHNSASPIAFFRIPVDKVIELGIRIEL; translated from the coding sequence ATGCCCGCAAGTTTTCCTGACTCGGCCAAATTGCCGCTAACCGGCTTGGCCTATAGCGCAATCGGTGTGGTATTTGCCGATATTGGCACCAGCCCTCTTTACGCGCTGAAAGAGGTATTCGCCGATAGCAATTTACCGGCAGACCCTCAACACATATTGGGGGTGCTCTCGTTGATCTTTTGGGCCTTGGTGCTGGTGGTCACCAGCAAATACACGATTTTCATCATGCGGGCCAACAACAAAGGCGAAGGTGGCATTATGGCCTTGATGGCCTTGGCCTCGCAAGCTTGCAAAACCAACCCGGAACGCAAGAAGCTGGTCGTCACGCTGGGGCTGCTGGGCGCGTCCTTATTTTACGGCGACAGCATCATCACCCCGGCGATATCCGTACTCGGTGCGATGGAAGGCATTAGCGTCATTTCACCGAAACGGGAGAATTTGATTGTCCCCCTATCCCTGTTGCTTATTGCCGGTTTGTTTATTCTGCAACTCAAGGCCAACCGGCAAATCAGCCGTTATTTCCCTCCCGTCATGCTAGTCTGGTTTTCGACCCTGGCATTTCTAGGCGTCGCCAATATCGTTCATCACCCCGAAGTCTTAGCCGCCTTGAATCCCAGCTATGCGGTACGTTTAATCCTGGAAACCGGCTGGACCAGCTTTGTGATTATGAGCGCTATTGTGCTGGTGATTACCGGCGCGGAGACCTTGTATGCGGACATGGGGCAATTCGGCTTGAAGCCGATACGGCTGGCTTGGTTCGGCCTGGTTTTTCCGGCGTTATTACTGAACTATTTCGGCCAGGGCGCATTGCTACTGGACAATCCCGGCGCGGCAAGCCACCCCTTTTATCTGCTAGCCCCGGCTTGGGCGCGCTATCCCTTGCTCGGCTTGGCGGCATGCGCCGCGTTAATCACCTCGCAAGCCGTCATTTCCGGCGCTTTTTACGTGACCCGACAAGCCGTGCAGCTGGGCTATTGCCCGCGCATGGAAATTTTCCATCCGTCCCGCAACAATGCCGGGCAGATCTACATTCCATCGGTCAATTGGTTATTGATGGCCTCGGTCGTCATCGTCATTCTAAGCTTCAAAACCTCGTCGGCTCTGGCATCGGCTTACGGCATCGCCGTAACCGGAACGATGATAGTCGACACGGTACTGGCTTATACGGTTTTTCAGATCTTATGGCAGTGGGGCAAATTCAGCAGCATCGGCTTTATGTCGATCTTTTTACTGATAGACATGATCTTCCTGCTGTCCAACAGCTTGAAAATTCCGACCGGCGGCTGGTTATCGCTGGTAGTGGCTGCCGCACTGTACGCTTGCATGACCACTTGGATCATGGGCAAAGAAATGTTGGCCAAATATTTGGAAGAACGCCGGGTGTTATTCGAAGAATTGCAGCAGCAACTCAGCGAACACCCGCTGGCCAAAGTTCCGGGAACCGCAATCTACATGGCTCGCAGCTTGCACGGCGTACCGCAAGTCTTGTTGCACAATCTGGAACATAACCACGTGATGCACGCCAAAATGGTGGTATTAACCATAGTGACCAAAGAGGAACCCTACGTAGACGAAGCGCACCGCGTTAAAATTCGCGAATTCGGCGACAGCGGCCACTTTTACAGAGTGAAATTATATTTCGGTTTTCAGGAAGAACAGGATGTGCGGCGCGCCTTGCAACTCTGCTGCAACGAGGGGCTGGAAATCGACTCTAAAACCGTCTCGTTTTTCGTCGGTAGCGAACGGCTGTCTTTCCGGCGAAACAACCCAATGCCGGGCTGGCGCAGGTCGTTGTTCAAATTTTTAACCCACAATTCGGCCAGCCCTATCGCATTCTTCAGAATTCCGGTCGACAAGGTGATAGAACTGGGGATTCGCATCGAACTTTAG
- a CDS encoding energy transducer TonB, which translates to MFFLNGRDDGLSGPATLTLGGSPSEIVGKSRFHAFLRGEERPRNMWVLLTLLVGLVHVLLLTWLYKPVETLTEAKPLVMEVSMVVIPAPQPQVAPPKPAPPPPAAKQPTPPKKTLPKPPVKKPPPVVQKPADFAPQPAAEPVAAPAEPATTSSASNSPATSSTNTSAPSSSQPTFTEANYRANYAHNPKPYYPPIAKSRGWQGKVLLRVQVSADGTSDAVSVETSSGHEILDESAVEAVKKWRFIPAKRGETPVASSVIVPISFTLRD; encoded by the coding sequence ATGTTTTTTCTCAATGGCAGGGACGACGGCTTGTCCGGCCCCGCCACGTTGACATTGGGCGGCAGTCCTTCCGAGATTGTCGGGAAATCCCGTTTTCACGCGTTTTTGCGCGGCGAGGAACGTCCCAGGAATATGTGGGTTCTGCTGACCTTGTTGGTGGGGCTGGTGCATGTATTGTTATTGACCTGGCTGTATAAACCCGTCGAAACGCTGACGGAAGCCAAGCCGTTAGTCATGGAAGTATCCATGGTCGTCATCCCGGCCCCCCAACCCCAAGTGGCTCCGCCAAAGCCTGCGCCGCCACCGCCTGCAGCAAAGCAGCCTACCCCGCCGAAAAAAACGCTGCCTAAGCCGCCGGTAAAAAAACCGCCGCCTGTTGTACAAAAGCCGGCCGATTTTGCACCGCAACCCGCGGCCGAACCGGTTGCCGCCCCGGCGGAGCCTGCAACCACTAGTAGCGCCAGTAATAGTCCGGCGACTAGTAGCACCAACACTAGTGCGCCATCGAGTAGTCAGCCGACTTTTACCGAGGCGAACTACCGGGCCAACTATGCCCACAATCCCAAACCATACTATCCGCCGATAGCTAAAAGCCGCGGCTGGCAAGGCAAAGTGTTGCTCAGAGTGCAGGTTTCGGCGGACGGAACCAGCGATGCTGTGAGCGTAGAGACCTCCAGCGGGCACGAGATATTGGACGAATCTGCCGTGGAAGCTGTAAAAAAATGGCGGTTTATCCCGGCAAAACGCGGCGAAACCCCGGTAGCAAGTTCGGTCATCGTGCCTATCAGCTTTACGTTGCGCGACTGA
- a CDS encoding MotA/TolQ/ExbB proton channel family protein codes for MPFHVAPAFIIDGTLYTLLVFSLITWTLIFFKTWQFARNTQYNKRFSSAFWDAVDLKAAEQLPAETQRGPKARIASCGFSWLSEWRDPVAAAALKFRGAPQDLLEQALRKQTEQEQRQMESGLTMLASIGSTAPFVGLFGTVLGIMHALHDISASGSASLDVVAGPIGDALVATAIGIAVAVPAVLAYNFFIRRAKHHRASLEHFVDGFLHIAFGNGNNKE; via the coding sequence ATGCCTTTTCATGTTGCACCTGCCTTCATCATCGATGGCACTCTGTACACATTGCTGGTGTTCTCGTTGATCACTTGGACCTTGATATTCTTTAAGACTTGGCAATTCGCCAGGAATACTCAATACAACAAGCGCTTCAGCAGCGCGTTTTGGGATGCGGTAGACCTGAAAGCAGCCGAACAATTGCCTGCCGAAACTCAGCGCGGCCCCAAAGCGAGGATAGCGTCTTGCGGTTTTTCCTGGCTGAGTGAATGGCGCGATCCGGTTGCCGCTGCCGCGTTAAAATTCCGCGGCGCGCCGCAGGATTTGCTGGAACAAGCCCTGCGTAAGCAAACCGAGCAAGAACAAAGGCAGATGGAAAGCGGCTTGACCATGTTGGCCAGCATTGGCAGCACGGCGCCGTTCGTCGGTTTATTCGGCACCGTGTTGGGTATCATGCATGCTTTGCACGACATCAGTGCTAGCGGTTCGGCCAGTCTTGACGTGGTGGCCGGCCCTATCGGCGATGCCTTGGTGGCAACCGCTATCGGTATCGCAGTTGCAGTTCCGGCAGTATTGGCCTATAACTTTTTCATCCGCCGCGCCAAACATCATCGGGCTTCGCTCGAACATTTCGTCGACGGTTTCTTGCATATCGCTTTCGGCAACGGGAACAACAAGGAGTAA
- a CDS encoding ExbD/TolR family protein produces the protein MGFKTQSDDDEAVSEINVTPLVDVMLVLVIILLVTAPLLTQSVNVALPKTESTTPDIDKQPMQLGIDAQGGITLNKAVVANLPELEAALQKELAANSELTVHIYADQAVTYGKVAEVMAAAQHAGISKLAFVTLEQ, from the coding sequence ATGGGATTCAAAACACAATCGGATGACGACGAAGCGGTAAGCGAGATTAACGTTACGCCACTGGTTGACGTGATGTTGGTGTTGGTGATTATTTTACTGGTTACCGCTCCGTTATTGACGCAATCGGTGAACGTGGCGCTGCCCAAGACCGAATCCACCACGCCGGATATCGACAAGCAACCTATGCAGCTCGGTATAGATGCTCAAGGCGGCATCACCCTCAACAAGGCGGTTGTAGCCAACTTGCCCGAACTGGAAGCAGCGTTGCAGAAAGAATTGGCAGCCAATTCCGAGTTAACTGTGCATATTTACGCCGACCAAGCGGTAACCTACGGCAAGGTGGCCGAAGTCATGGCAGCCGCTCAGCACGCGGGCATCTCCAAACTGGCCTTTGTTACGCTAGAGCAATAA
- a CDS encoding class I SAM-dependent methyltransferase produces MSTVNDHYALHLAPIYVWMAGGAQAALQAGSDDIASLSALLPRTGRVVDLGAGFGMHSIPLAQAGFRVTALDTSKLLLETLSQLRGDLPILTVNDDLLNFRNYIAEPPAAVFCLGDTLTHLPSTTAVQTLCEQLAVALAENGVFVASFRDYSLPLTGERRFIPVRSDADRILTCFLEYQPETVWVHDILHERRDDHWHTRVSHYPKLRLAPGQLGKWLKAKGFAVTFAPGPRGMQQLTAKRLP; encoded by the coding sequence ATGTCCACCGTTAACGATCATTATGCCCTGCACCTAGCCCCGATATATGTTTGGATGGCCGGCGGCGCCCAAGCCGCGCTACAAGCGGGTAGCGACGACATCGCCTCGCTGTCCGCCCTGTTGCCGCGCACCGGCCGCGTCGTCGATCTGGGAGCGGGATTCGGCATGCACAGCATTCCTTTGGCCCAAGCCGGCTTTCGGGTTACTGCGCTGGATACCTCGAAGTTACTGCTGGAAACGCTGAGCCAACTGCGCGGCGATTTGCCGATTTTAACCGTCAACGACGATTTATTGAATTTTCGAAATTACATAGCCGAGCCGCCGGCGGCGGTATTTTGCCTGGGCGACACGCTCACCCATCTGCCGTCGACGACCGCCGTACAAACGTTGTGCGAACAGCTTGCCGTAGCACTAGCGGAAAACGGGGTTTTCGTGGCTAGCTTTAGAGACTATTCCCTGCCGTTAACGGGCGAGCGGCGTTTCATTCCGGTTCGTAGCGACGCCGATCGCATCCTGACCTGTTTTTTGGAATATCAGCCGGAAACGGTATGGGTGCACGATATTCTGCACGAACGCCGGGATGATCACTGGCATACCCGGGTCAGCCATTATCCTAAACTAAGGCTGGCACCCGGGCAATTGGGCAAGTGGCTGAAAGCCAAGGGTTTTGCGGTAACCTTCGCCCCAGGCCCGCGCGGCATGCAACAGCTAACGGCTAAACGCCTGCCATAG
- a CDS encoding sterol desaturase family protein — protein sequence MPTPLELLLDPVSLTLFVMYGLLMLAEALRPAKALPAVRGWHWRGLCAFFCFWLLSSYLPLIWNDSLQAHTLADLRGLGDWPGALLGLLLYQLGVYLWHRAMHASPLLWRSFHQWHHSAERLDCYGAFWFSPLDMLGWTALNSLTLIWLIGITPQAAVWVLYATTFFSIFQHTNIRTPRWLGYFVQRPESHSLHHQQGIHAGNYADLPLLDIVFGTFKNPRGFADRTGFYPGASARLWDMLLMRDVSGQQIRPRAQGRINVG from the coding sequence ATGCCCACTCCGCTCGAATTGTTGCTAGACCCTGTCTCGCTTACCCTGTTTGTCATGTACGGCCTACTGATGCTGGCCGAAGCCTTGCGTCCGGCCAAAGCGCTGCCGGCGGTACGCGGCTGGCACTGGCGCGGCCTATGCGCGTTCTTTTGTTTTTGGTTATTATCGTCTTACTTGCCGCTGATCTGGAACGATAGTTTGCAAGCTCATACGCTGGCGGATCTGCGCGGCTTGGGCGACTGGCCGGGCGCCTTGCTGGGCCTACTGCTGTATCAATTGGGAGTATACCTGTGGCATCGGGCGATGCACGCCAGCCCTTTGCTGTGGCGCAGTTTCCACCAATGGCACCATAGTGCGGAACGCCTGGATTGTTACGGAGCCTTTTGGTTCAGCCCGCTGGATATGCTGGGCTGGACTGCGTTGAACAGTCTTACCTTGATCTGGCTGATAGGCATCACCCCGCAAGCGGCCGTTTGGGTACTGTACGCCACTACCTTTTTCAGTATCTTTCAGCATACCAACATCCGCACCCCGCGCTGGCTGGGGTATTTCGTACAACGTCCCGAAAGCCATTCCCTGCATCATCAACAGGGCATCCATGCCGGCAACTACGCCGACCTGCCGTTGTTGGACATTGTGTTCGGTACGTTTAAAAATCCGCGCGGCTTCGCCGATCGAACCGGTTTTTATCCGGGTGCCTCGGCACGTCTATGGGATATGTTGCTGATGCGCGACGTCTCCGGTCAACAAATCCGGCCACGCGCTCAGGGCCGGATCAATGTGGGCTAA
- a CDS encoding GlxA family transcriptional regulator, which yields MNPKELRTGVNIALCGKTDQRRFGAKPDDSATGPDASPLPVAILAFPASSASVIFGMYDLFMSVGRDWPLIVSGRPGPQLLQPLIVSADPGPVEVCNDIPIPVDYALADCPDAAVICVPEVNIPPGEPLTGLFDREVDWLKRRYAAGATLATACSGTMLLAEGGLLDGHDATTHWAYCPVLSQRFPQVKVHSRRSLVCSGDGQRLVMAGGGTSWLDLALFLIARLVSVEAAMQVAKLNLIDWHHVGQQPYARLARTRQVDDALIARCQTWIAEHYRTAAPVAAMAKLSGLSERSFNRRFKAATGLSPLEYVHTLRLEEAKQMLEAGDLPVETIAFDVGYEDAGFFNRLFQRRVMLTPAQYRKRFRSLRLSLRGQADPGVMP from the coding sequence ATGAATCCTAAAGAATTACGGACGGGCGTTAACATAGCTCTTTGCGGCAAAACGGACCAACGGCGTTTCGGCGCCAAACCGGACGATTCGGCCACGGGCCCGGATGCTTCGCCGTTGCCGGTAGCCATACTGGCGTTTCCGGCCAGCAGCGCCTCGGTCATTTTCGGCATGTACGATTTATTCATGTCGGTCGGGCGGGATTGGCCGCTCATCGTCAGCGGCCGGCCCGGCCCGCAACTGCTGCAACCGCTGATCGTTTCCGCGGATCCTGGGCCGGTGGAAGTCTGCAACGACATTCCGATACCGGTGGACTATGCTCTGGCGGACTGCCCGGACGCGGCGGTAATCTGCGTTCCGGAAGTCAACATTCCGCCCGGAGAGCCTCTGACCGGGTTATTCGATCGGGAAGTGGACTGGTTAAAACGGCGCTATGCGGCAGGCGCCACTTTGGCCACCGCTTGTTCCGGCACAATGCTGCTGGCGGAAGGCGGGCTGCTGGACGGACACGATGCCACCACGCATTGGGCTTATTGTCCGGTCCTGAGTCAACGTTTTCCGCAGGTCAAGGTGCATAGCCGCCGTTCCCTGGTGTGTTCCGGCGACGGCCAGCGTCTGGTCATGGCCGGCGGCGGCACCTCCTGGCTGGATTTGGCATTGTTTTTGATTGCCAGACTGGTATCGGTGGAAGCGGCGATGCAGGTTGCCAAGCTCAACTTAATCGATTGGCACCACGTCGGCCAGCAACCCTATGCCAGATTGGCGCGTACCCGCCAGGTCGACGACGCGCTGATTGCCCGTTGTCAAACCTGGATTGCCGAACATTACCGTACCGCTGCACCGGTAGCCGCGATGGCCAAGTTAAGCGGTTTGAGCGAGCGTAGCTTCAATCGGCGCTTCAAAGCCGCCACAGGATTATCGCCGCTGGAATACGTACACACGCTCCGTTTGGAGGAAGCCAAACAAATGTTGGAAGCCGGCGATTTGCCGGTAGAAACCATCGCTTTCGACGTGGGCTACGAAGACGCCGGATTTTTTAATCGCTTGTTCCAGCGCCGGGTGATGTTGACGCCGGCCCAATACCGCAAGCGGTTTCGAAGTCTGCGTCTGTCGTTGCGCGGCCAAGCGGACCCGGGAGTCATGCCCTGA